The Deinococcota bacterium genome contains the following window.
CGCCTCCGGAAAGAGTTCCCTGACGAAGGCAATCTCCTCAATCGTCTCGTTGAGGTGGGTCTGCACGTAGAGGTCAGGGGTCTCCTCGAGCAGCTCGCCCAAAGCCGCGAGCATCCTCGGCGAGGAGCTGATGGCGAAGCGCGGGGTGAGCGCGTAGCGCAGCCTTCCGCGGCCATGCCAGCGCGCGATGAGCGCCCGGCTGTCGCGCTGCGCCTCCGCGGGGCTGCGGTGCATCTCGCTCAGCAGGTTGCGGTCGGAGGTGATGAGGCCGCTGATCACGCGCAGGCCGCGCCGCTCGGCCGCCTCGAAGAGGGCGCCCTGTGCTGCGACCACGTGAACGCCGAAGACGAGCGCGCTGGTGGTGCCGTTCATGAGGAGCGAAAGGATAAAGTCCGCGGCGGCCTGCCGCGCGAAGGCCGGCTCGGCGAAGGCGAGCTCGGCGGGCAGGATGCGCTCACGCAGCCAGCTTAGCAGCGGCAGGCCCATCGCGCCCAGGCTGTAGACCTGCGGGTAGTGGACGTGGGTATCGACGAAGCCGGGCAGGAGGATGCCGGGACGCAGGTCGGTGACGGCTACCTCGGGATGCTCGCGGCTCACGGCGTCGTAGTCGCCGAGCGCCGCGACGCGGCCGCCCTTGACGAGGAGCGCGCCGTCCTCGAAGACCTCGAGCGCCCCCTCCTCCTGAAAGGGATTCCTCGGCGTGTGCATCATGGTGGCGCGCAGGAGCCGCGGTGCTCTCGCCACTTAGGAGGCCGCCTCGCTCTCCAAGAGCGCCTCGCTCGCCCTCTCCCAGGCCGCCATCGCCCCTAGCAGCTCGGCCTCCAGGCGGGCGTGGTCCAAGGACAGGGCGGTGATGGCCTCGGCGCTCAGCTCCTGCGGCCGGCTCAGCCCCGCGCTCACCTCGGCGAGCCGGGCCTCGAGCTCGGCGACCTCGGCCTCGAGACCTCCCAAGTCGCGCTCGAGCTGCCACTTCGACGGCCCCCTCTTCTCCTGGGACGCATTCGCCTTGGGTTTGGGTGTCTCCTGCTTGTCTTCTTGCCTGTCTTCTTGCAGGGCGGCCTTGCGCCTGCGCTGGTAAAAGTCCCAGTCGCCCTCATAGGCGGTGAAGGTGCCGCCCCTGATTTCCCAGACGAGGTCGGTGGTGGCCCCTATAAAGCGGCGGTCGTGCGAGACGATGAGCAGGGTGCCCGCAAAGTCCAGCAGCGCCGCCTCGAGCGCGGTGATCATCTCGAGATCCAAGTGGTTGGTCGGCTCGTCGAGCACCAGGAAGTTGTACTCGCCCAGGGTGAGCTTTAAGAGCGCCAAACGCGCCCGCTCGCCGCCGGAAAGGTCGGCGACGCGCTTGAACTGAGCGTCGTAGGGAAAGAGAAAGCGCCCGAGCAGGTTGTGCGCCTCCTTGTCGCCGACCATGCGGATGAGCTCTTCGCTCAGGGTGCTCCCCGGATCGACGCCGCGCAGCTCCTGGTCGTAGTAGCCGACCCGCACCCGCACGCCGTAGTGCAGGGCCGCGGCCGGGTCGTCACTGGGCTCTTCGCCCAGGAGCACCCTGAAAAAGGTGGACTTGCCCGCGCCGTTGGGCCCGACGAGCGCGATCCTCTGCCCCGCCCGCACGGTCAGGTTGACGCTGCTAAAGAGCGCCTCGCCGTCGAAAGCCTTGCTCAGGTGTTGCGCCTGCAAGACGAGCTCGGCGCTGGGCTCGCAGGGAAAGCGAAAGCGCACCGACTTCTCCGCCGCCTCGGCCCCCGCCAGCATCCCCGCCGAGAAACGGTCCACGCGCTTTTGCATCGCCTTGGCACGGCGGTGCAGCTTGGCGTTCTGGCCCGCCCAGCGGTGCATCCGCTCGGTCATCGTCTCGAGCCGGTCGTGTTCCCTGGCCTCGTTGGCGCGGGTGGCGTCCTCGACGCGCGCCTGCTCGGCGCGGTAGGCCCAGTAGGCGCTCGGGTTGCCGCCGTAAGCGCGCAAGACCCCGCGCGAGACCTCGGCAGTGCCGTCACAGGCCGCGTCCAGAAAGGCCCGGTCGTGCGAGACGATGAGGGCGGCGCCTCCGTAGCGGCCCAAATAAGCCTCGAGCCACTCGCGCATCTCGATGTCCAAGTGGTTGGTCGGCTCGTCGAGCAGCAAGACCTCGGGCTGCATCATCAGCAGGCGCGCCAGCCCGAGCCGGGTCTTCTCGCCGCCCGAGAGCTGCGCGGCCGGCTCCTCCTCGCGGCCGCGAAAGCCCAAGGCGTAGAGGACGGCGTCCCGCCGCGCCCGCCGCTCGTAGCCGCCGCGGCGCTCGAAGCGCTCGTGCAGGGCTTCCCAGGCCTCGTAGACCTCGGGCTGGTCGAGGCCCTCGCGCTCGAGCCCGCCCAGCCCTTCCTCCATCACCGCCAACTCGGCGAAGGCCCGCTCGGCGATGTCCG
Protein-coding sequences here:
- the guaD gene encoding guanine deaminase → MARAPRLLRATMMHTPRNPFQEEGALEVFEDGALLVKGGRVAALGDYDAVSREHPEVAVTDLRPGILLPGFVDTHVHYPQVYSLGAMGLPLLSWLRERILPAELAFAEPAFARQAAADFILSLLMNGTTSALVFGVHVVAAQGALFEAAERRGLRVISGLITSDRNLLSEMHRSPAEAQRDSRALIARWHGRGRLRYALTPRFAISSSPRMLAALGELLEETPDLYVQTHLNETIEEIAFVRELFPEARDYLSVYQAHGLLGRRSVFAHNLHATGSELARLADHESSVAHCPSSNFFLGSGLFGLRAHLRRGVKVALGSDVGAGTGFSLFKEGLQAYQGQMLQEGYPLGPDRLLYLVTAAGAAALDLEGEIGDLRVGKAADLVLVRAPQGSTLERALAHAQSAREALGVLFTLAREESVARVYIAGEPAYSRDG
- a CDS encoding ABC-F family ATP-binding cassette domain-containing protein, with product MLLAALHQVDKFYGDQVVLEGTTLELRRGDRVALIGRNGSGKTTLLRLLMGQEAPDGGHVFLREDAQMAMLEQDPTFAPGERVADIAERAFAELAVMEEGLGGLEREGLDQPEVYEAWEALHERFERRGGYERRARRDAVLYALGFRGREEEPAAQLSGGEKTRLGLARLLMMQPEVLLLDEPTNHLDIEMREWLEAYLGRYGGAALIVSHDRAFLDAACDGTAEVSRGVLRAYGGNPSAYWAYRAEQARVEDATRANEAREHDRLETMTERMHRWAGQNAKLHRRAKAMQKRVDRFSAGMLAGAEAAEKSVRFRFPCEPSAELVLQAQHLSKAFDGEALFSSVNLTVRAGQRIALVGPNGAGKSTFFRVLLGEEPSDDPAAALHYGVRVRVGYYDQELRGVDPGSTLSEELIRMVGDKEAHNLLGRFLFPYDAQFKRVADLSGGERARLALLKLTLGEYNFLVLDEPTNHLDLEMITALEAALLDFAGTLLIVSHDRRFIGATTDLVWEIRGGTFTAYEGDWDFYQRRRKAALQEDRQEDKQETPKPKANASQEKRGPSKWQLERDLGGLEAEVAELEARLAEVSAGLSRPQELSAEAITALSLDHARLEAELLGAMAAWERASEALLESEAAS